The proteins below are encoded in one region of Pseudoduganella armeniaca:
- a CDS encoding sensor histidine kinase: protein MPRLVTDLRVHRIAPWTIATATAALFALLHIAAILAAGPGQTPLHNPIGLATIAVVPPLTQGAAEPARIMALFQAYTAAKLLAVLAMTAAVAVACRPPARRRTMALAIQLACVTVLDALPLHLVLAVQLAMLLPWRAGLAWLAAQYVLGVLVDTALVLDLAGREHTPPQWQLLAYLSAERSVLAAAFLMGRLVLREHRLRETLAHAHAQVLATQALLGETVRGAERLRIARDLHDSIGHHLTALNLHLDLATRQAGAAAPALATARAVSADLLAQVRNVVSHTRHEQSIDLAEALRALCAGLPTLAATLHIDTAAARHPAPVAHALYCCIQEALTNTLRHAQASRLTVELLHDDGGTLARVTDDGAARRDIVEGNGLRGMRERLAELGGSLRLESRSPGLAVVMTVPSGGSAA, encoded by the coding sequence ATGCCCCGACTCGTGACCGACCTGCGCGTACACCGCATCGCGCCGTGGACCATCGCCACGGCGACGGCGGCGCTGTTCGCCCTCCTGCACATTGCCGCGATCCTCGCCGCCGGTCCCGGCCAGACGCCACTGCATAACCCGATCGGCCTGGCCACGATTGCCGTCGTGCCGCCGCTGACGCAAGGAGCGGCCGAGCCGGCCCGCATCATGGCGCTGTTCCAGGCCTACACGGCGGCCAAGCTGCTGGCGGTGCTGGCGATGACGGCCGCCGTGGCCGTCGCCTGCCGGCCGCCGGCGCGGCGGCGCACGATGGCCCTGGCGATCCAGCTGGCCTGCGTCACCGTGCTGGACGCCCTGCCGCTGCATCTGGTGCTGGCGGTGCAGCTGGCGATGCTGCTGCCGTGGCGCGCCGGGCTGGCCTGGCTGGCCGCGCAGTATGTCCTGGGCGTCCTGGTCGATACCGCCCTGGTGCTGGACCTGGCCGGCCGCGAGCACACGCCACCGCAATGGCAGCTGCTGGCCTACCTGTCGGCCGAACGCAGCGTGCTGGCGGCCGCGTTCCTGATGGGCCGCCTGGTGCTGCGCGAGCACCGCCTGCGCGAGACGCTGGCGCACGCGCATGCGCAGGTGCTGGCGACGCAAGCGCTGCTGGGCGAGACCGTACGGGGCGCCGAGCGCCTGCGCATCGCGCGCGACCTGCACGACAGCATCGGCCATCACCTGACTGCGCTGAACCTGCACCTGGACCTGGCCACGCGCCAGGCCGGCGCCGCCGCTCCCGCGCTGGCGACGGCGCGCGCCGTCAGCGCCGACCTGCTGGCACAGGTACGCAATGTGGTCTCGCATACGCGGCATGAGCAATCGATCGACCTGGCCGAGGCGCTGCGCGCGCTGTGCGCCGGCTTGCCCACTTTGGCGGCGACCTTGCACATCGATACGGCAGCGGCGCGCCACCCCGCGCCGGTGGCGCATGCACTGTACTGCTGCATCCAGGAGGCGCTCACCAATACACTGCGCCATGCCCAGGCCAGCCGGCTGACGGTGGAGCTGCTGCACGACGACGGCGGCACGCTGGCGCGCGTCACGGACGACGGCGCGGCGCGGCGCGACATCGTCGAAGGCAACGGCCTGC